Part of the Nodosilinea sp. PGN35 genome is shown below.
TGGCCGTAACCGGTCTTCAGGGCACCCTGCTGGGCATTGATGTGCGCCCCGCCGACGGCCAACTCTACGGCCTCACCAACGCCAACAACATTTACACCATCGACCCCACCAGCGGTGCAGCCACCCTGGTGAGCACGCTGTCGGTGCCCTTTGGCGGCGGTGCGGTGTCGGGCTTTGACTTCAACCCGGTGCCCGACCGCCTGCGGCTGGTGGGCGACAACAACCAAAACTTTCGCATCAATGTCGATACCGGCGAGGTGATTGAAGACGGCACCCTGGCCTTTGTTGAGGGCGACCCTAACGCGGGTGTCAACCCCAGCATCACCGCCGCTGCCTACACCAACGCCTTTGCTGGGGCCACCGCAACTCAGCTCTTTAACATTGACGCCCTGCTCAACAAGCTGGTGCTGCAAAACCCGCCCAACGATGGCGGCCTGGTCACCGTCGGAGAACTGGGGGTCGATTTTGGCGTGGTCGGTGGCTTTGACATCGTCTCTACCCCCGAGGGCGAAAATTCGGCCTTTGCCGCCTCGGACGGCGTGCTTTACGCCATCGACCTCCAGACCGGAGCGGCCACCAGCCTGGGCTCCATTGGCGATGGCAGCAACCGCGACCTGCTGGGGTTTGTGGCGCTGAGCAACCCGCTGGTAGGCGACGGGGGGGAATATCCCGCGTCGGACTACGCTGGCTACGGGGACGATCTGCTCAACCCGGTGGGGCTGGAACCTGAGGCGATCGCAGGCCGAATCCCCGACAGCCAGGCCCTGGTGGACAATCTCGGAGAAATTCTCCAGCTGCCTACCCTGGGGATGGACAGTCCGACTTCCCTGGGCATGGTGCTCCCCGAAGCCGTTGCCCTCAATGCCCTACCGCCCCAGATCGAGGCCAGCAGCGCCATTGCTGGTTTCTCGCCGCTGGCCGCTGGCCCAGTCTAGGCCTACCGAATCGCCCCCAGGGTATTTTTCCAGCTCAGCTCTTTGCCCAGCACCATCAGCGCCTTTTGGTCGGCCCCGGTGAACAGACCGCTCGCCACC
Proteins encoded:
- a CDS encoding DUF4394 domain-containing protein codes for the protein MQRLIALTENNSLVSIDPANLSSLSSTPITGLEGTLLGIDVRPADGQLYGLTNANNIYTIDPTSGAATLVSTLSVPFGGGAVSGFDFNPVPDRLRLVGDNNQNFRINVDTGEVIEDGTLAFVEGDPNAGVNPSITAAAYTNAFAGATATQLFNIDALLNKLVLQNPPNDGGLVTVGELGVDFGVVGGFDIVSTPEGENLGFAVSDGTLYTIDLQTGAATSLGTLDLSVTGNVLGLAALEAAAPPLAPDFLTLTSNNTLLGFSAAAPDQVTAVAVTGLQGTLLGIDVRPADGQLYGLTNANNIYTIDPTSGAATLVSTLSVPFGGGAVSGFDFNPVPDRLRLVGDNNQNFRINVDTGEVIEDGTLAFVEGDPNAGVNPSITAAAYTNAFAGATATQLFNIDALLNKLVLQNPPNDGGLVTVGELGVDFGVVGGFDIVSTPEGENSAFAASDGVLYAIDLQTGAATSLGSIGDGSNRDLLGFVALSNPLVGDGGEYPASDYAGYGDDLLNPVGLEPEAIAGRIPDSQALVDNLGEILQLPTLGMDSPTSLGMVLPEAVALNALPPQIEASSAIAGFSPLAAGPV